The Nostoc sp. PCC 7524 nucleotide sequence GTGACAAATCAGCTTCGTAGCCTCTAGCTGTTGTCTTTGGTGTCATTAGTTCTAAATAATTGTCAATCACCTCAATGACTTGAACATCCCAAGGATCTATTTCTCCCCGTTCAGCTTGCTCAATTAAGAGTGTGATTGTTTCTAATAGCTCGGAAGTATCCATTCTGATTTCCGATTGTAGAAGTTTAGGCAGGGGACTGGGGATTGGGGATTGGGGACTGGGGATTGGGTGTTAAGAATAAATTCTTGTTTGTCTATCCTTGTCTCTAAATTCCTACTTCCTCTTCCCTACTGACAAGTTTGATAGCTATGTAACCACATTATGTGGTTTAAAACCAGCTTTATATTATCACATAATATTTTTATACATTATATTTCAGTAAATACTCGATATTAAAAGTTTTTCTAAGTTGGAAATATTGACCAGGAAAATTTTTGGTATCACAAACAGACTGGTTTGAGAAGATGGAAAAGTTTTGATCAGTTGTTTTTAGGGAAGCAGATTTTTGGTGAGGGTATTTCTCTCTCTGAAGAATGGTGTACACATAGGCTAATTTCTTATCAAAAGAAAGATGTATTTTTTGGCTGAAAGCTTTGCAATAAAACTAACTTCTTTAACTTTAATGACCAAGGATAGGAATTTAATAATATGACACTACTATCTATTGATGAATTAAAAACTTTAGTCGCTAACTCTCAGTTGCCTTGTGTTTCTTTGTATATGCCTATGCAAAAAGCAGGGCCAGAAGTTCGACAAAATCCCATTCGCTTTAAAAATTTAATGCGTGAGGCTGAAGAACGTTTAGATGGGATGGGTATGCGTCATACTGAGGCTGTAAATTTGCTTCAAGCAGCGAGGGAACTTGATCAAAACGATTTCTGGGAACACCAAGAGCAGGGATTGGCAATCTTTATTTCTCCCCAGGTATTCCGTTATTACTGTCTGCCAACTGAGTTGCCAGAATTGGTAGTTGTGGGCAATCAGTTTCATCTTAAGCCATTGCTGCATTTACTCAATAGCGATCGCAAATTTTACCTCCTGGCTCTAAGCCAAAACAATGTCCGCTTCTTTGAGGGCAACCACTATGGTATTCAAGAAGTGGAAGTAGAAAATATGCCGCAGAATTTAGACGAAGTTCTGCTGATACAGGATAGCTCAGAAAAAGGTGTACAGCACCGAATTGCCTCACCGAGAGGGGGAACTGCTAATTCTTTTCAGCAACCAGGCCAGTTTCATGGCCAGGGAAGTCCCGAACAGGATAGACATCAAGTCGGCATTTTACAATTTTGCTATGCCATAGATAAGGCACTACATGAAAAACTGCGGGATGAACAAGCACCTCTAATTGTGGCTGGAGTTGAGTATCTCCATCCGCTTTATCGGGAGGCGAATACATATCCTCATTTACTAGCAGAAGGTATTACTGGCAATCAGGAAATTATCCAGCCGGAAGACTTACATCATCAGGCTTGGCCAATTGTGTCTCCTCTGTTGCATGAACATCAGCAGGAGGCGATCGCACTTTATCAACAACTATCCGCAGAGGATACCGCTAAAGCCTCTAGTGATATCAAAGAAATTGTCCCAGCCGCTTACTACCAAAAGGTTGACACTTTGTTGGTACCTTGGCGGCAGCAAGTTTGGGGTAAGTTTGACCCCGATACGATGAATGTGGATTTACACTCAGAACCAGAGCCAGATGATGAAGATATGTTAGATGTGGCAGCTGTTTATACCTTTTTAAACGGTGGTCAGGTTTATACTGTTACTCCCGAACAAATGCCCAATGGTCAAGCAATAGCAGCCATTTTCCGATATTGATTTGGATGAGTCTAATTACTCAGTTGACGCTGTGCTGCTGCCAAAAGCAAACGCTGTTCAGCACGAGCGATCGCTTGATATGTTCGCTCTAGGGCTTCGGGTTCTACGGAAATAGCAGTAATACCCCATTGCACCAGTTGATCAATAATTTCTGGATAGATAGCTGGTGCTTGTCCACAGATGGAACAAGGGATACCGGCAGTTTTAGCCATCTGGATGAATTGGGCGATCGCACCCATGACGGCTGGATGCCGTTCATTCAGTACCCTGGTTAATTGTGGGTGTTCGCGATCTACTCCCAAAAGTAGTTGTGTGAGGTCATTTGTACCTATGGAAATGCCTGCTACACCTGCTTTTACGTATTCTGGCAGTAAAAACAGGACGCTGGGAACTTCTGCCATGATCCACAGTTGAAACTGCGGTATTTGGGTGAGTCCCATTTGTTCTACTTTTTGCCGACAAAAGGTAAATTCTGGAACACTGCGAACAAAGGGTAACAACAGGTGAATATTGCTATAGCCAGCCTTTTGGACATTGGCTAGGGCTGTCAATTCTAAATCAAAAACCTCTGCATTTTGGATGTAGCTGAAGGTGCCGCGATCGCCCAAAATTGATTTTGCTGATGGCGGTGAGGGATGAGTAGATAATTCATGCGATCGCCAATCTAAGGAGCGATAAAACACTGGTCTGGGGGCAAAACCGCGAGCAAACTGTATAATCTGCTCAGTTAATTTTTCTAATAATTCTGTTTGTTTTCCTTCTAAGAGCCAAAGATGAGGATGTTGTCCTTTCAATAGCGGGATGAGCATGAGTTCTGATCGCAATAATCCCACCCCATCCACAGGTAATTTTTGTACTTGCTCGATTAAACTGGGTTGGCTCAGATTTACTAATAGTTGGGTAGCAATCATGGGGAATTGAGGAGCAACAACAGTTTCAGGTGTTCGGGTGAGCTGAGGTACATGGATGTGTGGAGTTTCTTCTTGATTCGCTTCATCTGCCCTCATCCGATAAACTTCACCGCGATCGCCATCTAGAAGGAGTCGTTCACCATTTTGAATCAGCAGTGTGGCATCTGTGGCACTTACCACGGCTGGAATGCCTAATTCTCTAGCCAAAATCGCCGCATGGCTAGTTAATCCTCCCTGTGTTGTGACTACACCCGCAACTTGTTGCAGTAGCGGCAACCAATCAGGTGTAATCTGTGGTACTACTAAAATTATTCCTTTGGGTAATTGTTCTGGTTTTGATTGCGTATTGACTACTACATGAGCGTTGGCGGTGACTCTACCTCCGGCTGCTCCTACTCCTTTAATGAACTGTAAGCTGGGAATTGCTAATTGGGGAGTGTTGACTTGGGTGATGTAGAGATGGGGAACTGAATTGTGTTCTGCAATTGTCCACTCAATGGTAAAGTGTCTACCTAGTTCACTGACAAGTTGATGCCCCAGAGTAATCATTTGTTGTAGAGATGCTTCTGGTAAAGCGTATTGTTTTTGCTGGGTTTCCTCAAGTAAGTACGCACTGAGGCAATTGTGATCAATGGTTAGTATTGATGGGAGTATGGGTTGGTGAGAATCTTGAGGTGTACCATGATTCAAGCGATAAGCCAGCATTTTATTACCCAAGTGTCTTTCTAGAACTACACCTGTGTGCTGCTGCACATGATATGTATCCGGTAGTACCTCGCCTTGAGCGATCGCTATTCCCAATCCCCAAGTTGCTTCAATTTTCCAGCCGGAAGTGTTCACCTTGAGTAAGCCACTAGCGATCGCATTCTCCACAGGCTGCACTAAGATGGCTAAATTCACTTGTTGCAGATTAATTCCCATCCGCCGCCAATAAAACAAGCTTTTGGCACGAAACAGTTGACTCCAGACTTCTTTTAAAGCTATTGCGATCGCTTCTTCGTTACAGTTGCAGAAAACAGACTCCAGCAATCCAGAGGTATTCCTGAGTTTCGGTATTGCTAGAGTTGGACGCAAAATTAAATGACTTCCTTGCCATTCTTGAGCAGCAGTAAAAATTGTACTCACCCAATGGGGTGGTACGGGTGCATTCATAATTTCCTGACGCAAACGAAAAGCCACCTGCTGGAGTTGTCGCCAGTTTCCTACATCCAAGTGCAAGGAAGAATCAGGTAAATGAGCGACTAACAAGTCTGAACTGTTGATAGTTGCTAAAAATAGTCGCAAAACTTCCTCTGGAACCACAAAACCAGGAACAACCGGGTAGCCACGCTGCCTGATTTTGCTTAAGTAAAACGCTTTGTCACCTACTTTGGTGCGGTCTTGCAGTTTAATTTGGTCAAGCCAGTAGAGTCTATCCACTCAATTTTTTTAATTGCTCAGTTGTTATTTTACAGCTATAGCTATCCGCTTCTCAGCAAAATTTCCAGGATAATATTTGCCAGGAAGTGTTTTTAGTATTTACATTTGATTATTGTGCCAAATTATTCATTTGGCTAATTCCTCACGATATTAATGACTGTGATCATCCCCCCTGCAAATGTCTATATTTTTCATCCCTACCTCAAATCCATAATTGAAAATACTGGTTCAATGTAATTATTGAGTCTTTATTATGACTCCATCTATTGATTTAAGTAAAAATGCTAGCGTTCGATGATTTTGGAGATATGTCTTTACTCCTACAGTTGAGATATGAATTAATTAATATTGCCATATATTCTTGGAGAAATTCTACAGACCTGCAAACAGTTTATATTGACTGTTGTATAAGTTTTATTTAGCATAATTACTAATTAAGTTAATTTTTTTAGGAAAATATTTGCCGCCAAACCAACACTCAATTCTAGACTGTTTGGATACTCAGCTATAAGCTCACCCAAAATATAGTATTATTGATCTAAACCATAAGATTGTTAAAGTTTTATCACCTGGAAATCAATAATTTTTGGCATCTCATCTCTAGACTTGGCTTGGCTGTGCTAATTGGCGCAATTATTGGTATAGAACGTGAATTTCGCCAAAAACCAGCAGGTTTAAGAACCCATATGTTAGTAAGTTTGGGTTCAGCTTTGTTCATTATTATCCCTCTACAAATAACTACATTTCAAGATAATCCTGATGCTCTGAGTCGGGTAATTCAAGGTATTGCTACTGGTGTAGGATTTCTGGGTGCAGGAGAAATAGTCCGTGAGTCTTCGAGGCGATCGCCTACTGTCGAGTCTAATTCATCGCCGCGCCTGGAAGTTCATGGACTCACATCCGCAGCCGCTATTTGGGTGTCAGCTGGGTTGGGAATTACAGCTGGGTGTGGTTTGTGGCAATTGGGGTTAGTTGGTGCTGTGCTGACTTTTGCGATTCTCAACTTATTTAAACGCTTAGAAAGATAATGTTTGGGGATTGGGGAGAATTTACTTGCCCTACACCTTGATATCCTTGCACCCTTGACTATTTGAGGTAAAACAATAAGCCAATCCCGATGATTGCCATGATCACACCTGCGATCGCTCGCCAAGTGACTTTTTCCCCCATAGCAACAGCAATGGGAATAACAAATAAGGGGCTAGTCTGTAACAGCGTAGAAGCAATTCCAGCCGCAGTCAATTTGATGGCTGTCTGTTGTAGCCAGATTCCCAAGTATGTACCACAAAAAGCTGCAAAGCAGGTAACAAAAACGACACGCCTAGATTGCCAGTAGGGATATAAAAATTCTGCTGGTTGGCGTTTGGGAAACAAAATCCAGGCTAAAAGAATTAACTCGGCTGCACTGAGGCGCAATAAGGCAGCCCACAAAGGGGTAACACTACCTGTAGTAAAGGCGGCGCGAGAGATAACTGTAGCGATCGCATTGGTAATTGCTGCTAATAAACCAAAGCCTACTCCTACCCATAGGTGTTTCGGGGAATCATTGCTGGTATTGGGAACCCGTTCTGTGATTACCCAAGCGACTCCTAAAATTGTCAGCAAAATCCCACACCACGCCCTAATGTTCAGTTGTTCTTGCAGGACGATATTAGCAGCGATCGCTGTTAAGGCGGGGGAAAGCGTGCCGATCAGTAAAACCCGCCGCGCCCCTAAGTAATTGATCGCCCGCAAAAAAGCTGTATCACCCCAACTAATACCAATAACCCCACTCAAACACAACAGCAAAATCGGCATGGGGGCAGAAATAGGTAAGGATTCTCTGGTGAATAGGATAGTCAGAACTAGAAAGGCGATCGCTACTATCCCTTTAATGAAATTCAACTTTAAAGGCGGGATACGTTGCCCGACAATCCCGTACACCGTTGAAGCGATCGCCCACAAAGCAGCAGCCAATAAAGCCGCTAGTTCACCCTGACTATTAGTAAGTATAAAACTTAAAGAATTATTAAAAATCGAATCTCTCCCTAAATTTATGCCTGAAACTCTTTAATAATACATCAAACAAATACATAAAAAATTAGCACTCACAGCTAGCAAGTGCTAATTTATCTAGAACCTTAAAAGCCTAATAAATAGGTAAAAATCTTGATTTTCCCAGGTGATGTTTAGGCATTTTCAACAAGAAATAAAACCAGACAACTAACTATTGGGAGGAAGGTATGCAATATACTTTTGATATTGTTGGCGTGTCTCCGATATTGCAATTTTTCAATCATCAACAGCAAAACTGGAACAAACCAGAACTTCAAGCTATAGAATATTTAGGAACCCATAAATGCACCCTTGACGCATTACTAGAAACTGTGGAACCAGTACCAATAAAATGGGGTTGGAATACTGAGCAAGTTATAGAGACAGTCGTGCAGTTTTGGATGAATAATGCTGAAAGTATTCGTTATTGGAAAACCCGTTTGAGTGATGCCGGGAATGATAATATTCTCGTTGCTAGGTTAGCTGATATCACAGCTTTGCAAGCTGA carries:
- a CDS encoding DMT family transporter, whose protein sequence is MFNNSLSFILTNSQGELAALLAAALWAIASTVYGIVGQRIPPLKLNFIKGIVAIAFLVLTILFTRESLPISAPMPILLLCLSGVIGISWGDTAFLRAINYLGARRVLLIGTLSPALTAIAANIVLQEQLNIRAWCGILLTILGVAWVITERVPNTSNDSPKHLWVGVGFGLLAAITNAIATVISRAAFTTGSVTPLWAALLRLSAAELILLAWILFPKRQPAEFLYPYWQSRRVVFVTCFAAFCGTYLGIWLQQTAIKLTAAGIASTLLQTSPLFVIPIAVAMGEKVTWRAIAGVIMAIIGIGLLFYLK
- a CDS encoding MgtC/SapB family protein, which encodes MLKFYHLEINNFWHLISRLGLAVLIGAIIGIEREFRQKPAGLRTHMLVSLGSALFIIIPLQITTFQDNPDALSRVIQGIATGVGFLGAGEIVRESSRRSPTVESNSSPRLEVHGLTSAAAIWVSAGLGITAGCGLWQLGLVGAVLTFAILNLFKRLER
- a CDS encoding putative PEP-binding protein produces the protein MDRLYWLDQIKLQDRTKVGDKAFYLSKIRQRGYPVVPGFVVPEEVLRLFLATINSSDLLVAHLPDSSLHLDVGNWRQLQQVAFRLRQEIMNAPVPPHWVSTIFTAAQEWQGSHLILRPTLAIPKLRNTSGLLESVFCNCNEEAIAIALKEVWSQLFRAKSLFYWRRMGINLQQVNLAILVQPVENAIASGLLKVNTSGWKIEATWGLGIAIAQGEVLPDTYHVQQHTGVVLERHLGNKMLAYRLNHGTPQDSHQPILPSILTIDHNCLSAYLLEETQQKQYALPEASLQQMITLGHQLVSELGRHFTIEWTIAEHNSVPHLYITQVNTPQLAIPSLQFIKGVGAAGGRVTANAHVVVNTQSKPEQLPKGIILVVPQITPDWLPLLQQVAGVVTTQGGLTSHAAILARELGIPAVVSATDATLLIQNGERLLLDGDRGEVYRMRADEANQEETPHIHVPQLTRTPETVVAPQFPMIATQLLVNLSQPSLIEQVQKLPVDGVGLLRSELMLIPLLKGQHPHLWLLEGKQTELLEKLTEQIIQFARGFAPRPVFYRSLDWRSHELSTHPSPPSAKSILGDRGTFSYIQNAEVFDLELTALANVQKAGYSNIHLLLPFVRSVPEFTFCRQKVEQMGLTQIPQFQLWIMAEVPSVLFLLPEYVKAGVAGISIGTNDLTQLLLGVDREHPQLTRVLNERHPAVMGAIAQFIQMAKTAGIPCSICGQAPAIYPEIIDQLVQWGITAISVEPEALERTYQAIARAEQRLLLAAAQRQLSN
- a CDS encoding baeRF7 domain-containing protein, encoding MTLLSIDELKTLVANSQLPCVSLYMPMQKAGPEVRQNPIRFKNLMREAEERLDGMGMRHTEAVNLLQAARELDQNDFWEHQEQGLAIFISPQVFRYYCLPTELPELVVVGNQFHLKPLLHLLNSDRKFYLLALSQNNVRFFEGNHYGIQEVEVENMPQNLDEVLLIQDSSEKGVQHRIASPRGGTANSFQQPGQFHGQGSPEQDRHQVGILQFCYAIDKALHEKLRDEQAPLIVAGVEYLHPLYREANTYPHLLAEGITGNQEIIQPEDLHHQAWPIVSPLLHEHQQEAIALYQQLSAEDTAKASSDIKEIVPAAYYQKVDTLLVPWRQQVWGKFDPDTMNVDLHSEPEPDDEDMLDVAAVYTFLNGGQVYTVTPEQMPNGQAIAAIFRY